The Lysobacter capsici genome has a segment encoding these proteins:
- a CDS encoding TolC family outer membrane protein, which translates to MIRRPLALALALVLLPAAASAEDLLQTYELARQGDPVLSAAESNRLATQEDRIQARARLLPSLSGEARLTRSRNDSEANGLVDPTDPTSGIAPGTNVRSDTTSRNYSISASQAIYNRASIKNLQSQNALSEASDFTLESTSQALITRTSQAYFNVLVALENLAAAEAAETALQKQFDYASKRLEVGLAPITDVHEARAQYDDARARTITTRNTVEDSYQALSEITGQPVRTLKALPADFKPALPEAQQVETWVNNAVQGNPSLRAQELAVRAADIGVETARAGHWPTLTLSGSYGDNASWGDRTFGGQTQALSGSASHGPSIGLTLSVPLYSGGAIQSGVRQALARRDAAQDELERQKRLLVRNTRNAYQTLVAGISEVEARRLAVVSAQAAYDASQVGLEVGTRTVLDVLNNQRTLLQAQQAYAQSKYNFLQNRLLLEQSAGSLDVSDVQDINRLLTADAATNLAPPPGMQ; encoded by the coding sequence ATGATCCGCCGTCCGCTCGCTCTTGCCCTGGCTCTCGTCCTGCTGCCGGCCGCCGCGTCGGCGGAAGATCTGTTGCAGACCTATGAGCTCGCGCGCCAGGGCGACCCGGTGCTGTCGGCGGCCGAATCCAACCGGCTGGCGACCCAGGAAGACCGCATCCAGGCCCGCGCCCGGCTGCTGCCGTCGCTGTCGGGCGAAGCGCGCCTGACCCGCAGCCGCAACGACAGCGAAGCCAACGGCCTCGTCGACCCGACCGATCCCACGTCCGGCATCGCGCCGGGCACCAACGTGCGTTCGGACACCACCTCGCGCAATTATTCGATCAGCGCCAGCCAGGCGATCTACAACCGCGCCAGCATCAAGAACCTGCAAAGCCAGAACGCGCTGAGCGAAGCCAGCGACTTCACCCTGGAATCGACCAGCCAGGCGCTGATCACCCGCACCTCGCAGGCCTATTTCAACGTGCTGGTCGCGCTGGAAAACCTGGCCGCGGCCGAGGCGGCCGAAACCGCGCTGCAGAAGCAGTTCGACTACGCCTCCAAGCGCCTGGAAGTCGGCCTGGCGCCGATCACCGACGTGCACGAAGCGCGCGCCCAGTACGACGATGCGCGCGCGCGCACCATCACCACCCGCAACACGGTCGAAGACTCGTATCAGGCGCTGAGCGAAATCACCGGCCAGCCGGTGCGCACGCTCAAGGCGCTGCCGGCCGACTTCAAGCCGGCGCTGCCCGAAGCGCAGCAGGTCGAGACCTGGGTCAATAACGCGGTGCAGGGCAATCCCTCGCTGCGCGCGCAGGAGCTGGCGGTGCGCGCCGCCGACATCGGCGTGGAAACCGCGCGCGCCGGCCACTGGCCGACCCTGACCTTGAGCGGCAGCTACGGCGACAACGCGAGCTGGGGCGACCGCACCTTCGGCGGCCAGACCCAGGCGCTCAGCGGCAGCGCCAGCCATGGCCCGAGCATCGGCCTGACCTTGTCGGTGCCGCTGTATTCCGGCGGCGCGATCCAGTCCGGCGTGCGTCAGGCGCTGGCCCGCCGCGACGCCGCGCAGGACGAACTCGAACGGCAGAAGCGCCTGTTGGTGCGCAACACCCGCAACGCCTACCAGACCCTGGTCGCCGGCATCAGCGAAGTCGAAGCGCGCCGCCTGGCGGTGGTCTCGGCGCAGGCCGCGTACGACGCCTCGCAGGTCGGCCTGGAAGTCGGCACCCGCACCGTGCTGGACGTGTTGAACAACCAGCGCACCTTGCTGCAGGCGCAGCAGGCCTACGCCCAATCCAAGTACAACTTCCTGCAGAACCGCCTGCTGCTGGAGCAGTCGGCCGGTTCGCTCGACGTCTCCGACGTGCAGGACATCAATCGCCTGCTGACCGCCGACGCCGCGACCAACCTCGCGCCGCCGCCGGGGATGCAGTGA
- a CDS encoding efflux RND transporter permease subunit yields MRFNLSEWALRHRSLIVYAMLVLAIAGAMSYLRLGRSEDPAFTFKVMVVRTLWPGATAEEVSRQVTERIEKKLMETGEYEFIRSYSRPGESQVIFAARDSMHSGDIQPLWYQVRKKIGDIRPTLPSDVIGPFFNDEFGDTFGNIYALTGEGFDYAVLKDYAERVQLALQSQTDVGKIELIGVQDEKIWVELSNVKLSTLGVPAQAVQDALNQQNALAPAGFFETASSRVPLRVGGQFTSVEQIKQFPIRVGDRTFRLGDVAEVRRGFSDPPQPRMRFMGEDAIGIGVSMKQGGDILKLGKTLESEFAALQKTLPAGMQLRKVADQPAAVEESVGEFVRVLAEAVAIVLLVSFFSLGLRTGLVVALSIPLVLAMTFAVMDFFGVGLHKISLGALVLALGLLVDDAIIAVEMMAIKMEQGFDRLRAAAFAWDSTAFPMLTGTLITAAGFLPIATAASSTGEYTRSLFQVVTIALCVSWIAAVAFIPFLGDKLLPDHGAAAALPKPGSLAARWRDARSRMARRLPMFESVLAPKEPVGHAHDPYETKFYVRFRGWVTWCVRRRWLVIGITIAAFIGSIFLFRFVPQQFFPDSVRPELMVDMELAEGSSLRQTTEQAKRLEAMFKQRKDLGNYVAYVGTGSPRFYLPLDQQLPAANFAQFVLMPKTLADREVLRTWIINDVVPHFPELQLRVTRLENGPPVGYPVQFRVSGEHIDVVRKIAYQVREKIRANAHVANVNLDWDEPSKVVRLQVDQERARALGISSAQLSQFLSSSLSGSHISTYRESNELIEMLLRGPDQERLQLDMLGSLMVPTSNNRSVPLTQIATLEYGFEEGIIWHRDRLPTMTVRADIYDGTQPASVMAQISPTLDGLRAKLPYGYSIEVGGSVEDSARGQKSINAGMPLFLFAVFTLLMLQLRSFSRAFMVLLTAPLGLIGVTLFLLIFRVPFGFVAMLGTIALAGMIMRNSVILVDQIEQDRGEGHEPWKAIVDATVRRFRPIVLTALAAILAMIPLSRSAFFGPMAVAIMGGLMVATLLTLLFLPALYAAWFKVKVPEET; encoded by the coding sequence ATGCGCTTCAACCTTTCCGAATGGGCCCTGCGCCATCGCAGCCTGATCGTCTACGCGATGCTGGTGCTGGCGATCGCCGGCGCGATGTCGTACCTGCGCCTGGGCCGCAGCGAAGACCCGGCGTTCACCTTCAAGGTCATGGTCGTGCGCACGCTGTGGCCGGGCGCGACCGCCGAGGAAGTCTCGCGCCAGGTCACCGAGCGGATCGAGAAGAAGCTCATGGAAACCGGCGAATACGAGTTCATCCGCTCGTACTCGCGGCCGGGCGAATCGCAGGTGATCTTCGCCGCGCGCGACTCGATGCATTCGGGCGATATCCAGCCGCTGTGGTATCAGGTGCGCAAGAAGATCGGCGATATCCGTCCGACCTTGCCCAGCGACGTGATCGGCCCGTTCTTCAACGACGAATTCGGCGACACCTTCGGCAACATCTACGCCTTGACCGGCGAAGGTTTCGATTACGCCGTGCTCAAGGACTACGCCGAACGCGTCCAGTTGGCCCTGCAAAGCCAGACCGACGTGGGCAAGATCGAACTGATCGGCGTGCAGGACGAAAAGATCTGGGTCGAGCTGTCGAACGTGAAGCTCTCGACCCTCGGCGTGCCCGCGCAGGCGGTGCAGGACGCGCTCAACCAGCAGAACGCGTTGGCCCCGGCGGGTTTCTTCGAAACCGCGTCGAGCCGCGTGCCGCTGCGGGTAGGCGGGCAGTTCACCTCGGTCGAACAGATCAAGCAGTTCCCGATCCGGGTCGGCGACCGCACCTTCCGCCTGGGCGATGTCGCCGAGGTGCGTCGCGGGTTCTCCGATCCGCCGCAGCCGCGCATGCGTTTCATGGGCGAGGACGCGATCGGCATCGGCGTGTCGATGAAGCAGGGCGGCGACATCCTCAAGCTCGGCAAGACCCTGGAAAGCGAATTCGCCGCCCTGCAGAAGACCCTGCCGGCCGGCATGCAGCTGCGCAAGGTCGCCGATCAGCCCGCCGCGGTCGAGGAATCGGTCGGCGAGTTCGTGCGCGTGCTGGCGGAGGCGGTGGCGATCGTGCTGCTGGTGAGCTTCTTCTCGCTGGGGTTGCGCACCGGCCTGGTGGTGGCGCTGTCGATTCCGCTGGTGCTGGCGATGACCTTCGCGGTGATGGATTTCTTCGGCGTCGGCCTGCACAAGATTTCGCTCGGCGCGCTGGTGCTGGCGCTGGGGCTGTTGGTCGACGACGCGATCATCGCGGTGGAGATGATGGCGATCAAGATGGAGCAGGGCTTCGATCGCCTGCGCGCGGCCGCGTTCGCCTGGGACAGCACCGCCTTCCCGATGCTGACTGGCACCTTGATCACCGCGGCGGGCTTCCTGCCGATCGCGACCGCCGCATCGAGCACCGGCGAATACACCCGCTCGCTGTTCCAGGTGGTGACGATCGCGCTGTGCGTGTCGTGGATCGCCGCGGTCGCGTTCATCCCGTTTCTCGGCGACAAACTGTTGCCCGATCACGGCGCCGCGGCCGCGTTGCCCAAGCCCGGTTCGCTCGCCGCCCGCTGGCGCGATGCGCGTAGCCGCATGGCCAGGCGCTTGCCGATGTTCGAAAGCGTGCTCGCGCCGAAGGAGCCGGTGGGCCACGCGCACGATCCCTACGAAACCAAGTTCTATGTGCGCTTCCGCGGCTGGGTGACCTGGTGCGTGCGCCGGCGCTGGCTGGTGATCGGCATCACCATCGCCGCGTTCATCGGTTCGATCTTCCTGTTCCGTTTCGTGCCGCAGCAGTTCTTCCCCGACTCGGTGCGTCCGGAACTGATGGTCGACATGGAACTGGCCGAAGGCAGCTCGCTGCGCCAGACCACCGAACAGGCCAAGCGCCTGGAAGCGATGTTCAAGCAGCGCAAGGACCTGGGCAATTACGTCGCCTACGTCGGCACCGGTTCGCCGCGTTTCTACCTGCCGCTGGATCAACAGCTGCCGGCGGCGAACTTCGCCCAGTTCGTGCTGATGCCCAAGACCCTGGCCGATCGCGAAGTCCTGCGCACCTGGATCATCAACGACGTGGTGCCGCATTTCCCCGAGCTGCAATTGCGGGTGACGCGCCTGGAGAACGGCCCGCCGGTCGGTTACCCGGTGCAGTTCCGCGTGTCCGGCGAACACATCGACGTGGTGCGCAAGATCGCCTACCAGGTGCGCGAAAAGATCCGCGCCAACGCGCACGTGGCCAACGTCAATCTGGATTGGGACGAACCCAGCAAGGTGGTGCGCCTGCAGGTCGATCAGGAACGCGCGCGCGCCCTGGGCATCAGCTCGGCGCAGTTGTCGCAGTTCCTGTCCAGTTCGCTGTCGGGCTCGCACATCAGTACGTATCGCGAGAGCAACGAGCTGATCGAGATGCTGCTGCGCGGGCCAGACCAGGAACGTCTGCAGCTGGACATGCTCGGCAGCCTGATGGTGCCGACCAGCAACAACCGCAGCGTGCCGCTGACCCAGATCGCGACCCTGGAGTACGGCTTCGAGGAAGGCATCATCTGGCATCGCGATCGCCTGCCGACCATGACCGTTCGCGCCGACATCTACGACGGCACCCAGCCGGCCTCGGTGATGGCGCAGATCTCGCCGACCCTGGACGGTCTGCGCGCGAAGCTGCCCTACGGTTACTCGATCGAGGTCGGCGGCAGCGTCGAGGACTCCGCGCGCGGGCAGAAATCGATCAACGCCGGCATGCCGCTGTTCCTGTTCGCGGTGTTCACCTTGTTGATGCTGCAGCTGCGCAGCTTCTCGCGTGCGTTCATGGTGCTGTTGACCGCGCCGCTGGGGCTGATCGGCGTGACCTTGTTCCTGCTGATCTTCCGGGTGCCGTTCGGTTTCGTCGCGATGCTCGGCACGATCGCGCTGGCCGGCATGATCATGCGCAACTCGGTGATCCTGGTCGATCAGATCGAACAGGATCGCGGCGAAGGCCATGAGCCGTGGAAGGCGATCGTCGATGCGACGGTGCGACGATTCCGTCCGATCGTGTTGACCGCGCTGGCGGCGATCCTGGCGATGATTCCGTTGTCGCGCAGCGCCTTCTTCGGGCCGATGGCGGTGGCGATCATGGGCGGGTTGATGGTGGCGACCCTGCTGACCTTGTTGTTCCTGCCGGCGTTGTATGCGGCGTGGTTCAAGGTGAAGGTGCCGGAAGAAACCTGA
- the lpxL gene encoding LpxL/LpxP family Kdo(2)-lipid IV(A) lauroyl/palmitoleoyl acyltransferase, translated as MAESTLPPRPSLLSPRLWPMWLALAAMCAGARLPWGLQRALGALIGAFALRAASQRRRAARINLKLCFPEKSEAEREVLLRESFRDLGVGFFEFARAWWGEVAPMRRTVRIEGLELLDEVRASGRGVLMISGHFMTLEMCGRLMCDHLPLAGMYRKHRNPVMEWAVKRGRLRYAAAMFTNEEIRPAMRHLKQGGFLWYAPDQDMRGKDTVFAPFFGVPAATITATHQFARLSGCAVVPFFHRREGADYILRVGAPLPEFPSSDATQDSARVNAQIEAMVRQAPTQYLWIHRRFKRRPAGMVSPYQKQP; from the coding sequence ATGGCCGAATCGACCCTGCCCCCACGTCCGTCCCTGCTCTCGCCGCGCCTGTGGCCCATGTGGCTCGCGCTGGCCGCGATGTGCGCCGGCGCGCGCCTGCCCTGGGGCCTGCAACGCGCGCTGGGCGCGCTGATCGGCGCGTTCGCGCTGCGCGCGGCGAGCCAGCGCCGGCGCGCGGCGCGGATCAACCTGAAGCTGTGCTTCCCGGAGAAAAGCGAGGCCGAACGCGAGGTCCTGCTGCGCGAGAGCTTTCGCGACCTGGGCGTGGGTTTCTTCGAATTCGCCCGCGCGTGGTGGGGCGAGGTCGCGCCGATGCGGCGCACGGTCAGGATCGAAGGGCTGGAACTGCTCGACGAGGTGCGCGCGTCCGGACGCGGCGTGCTGATGATCTCGGGCCATTTCATGACCCTGGAGATGTGCGGCCGGCTGATGTGCGATCACCTGCCGCTGGCCGGCATGTACCGCAAGCACCGCAATCCGGTAATGGAATGGGCGGTCAAGCGCGGACGTCTGCGCTACGCGGCGGCGATGTTCACCAACGAGGAAATCCGCCCGGCGATGCGCCACCTCAAGCAGGGCGGCTTCCTGTGGTACGCGCCGGACCAGGACATGCGCGGCAAGGACACCGTGTTCGCGCCGTTCTTCGGCGTGCCGGCGGCGACGATCACCGCGACCCACCAGTTCGCGCGCCTGAGCGGCTGCGCGGTGGTGCCGTTCTTCCATCGTCGCGAAGGCGCCGATTACATCCTGCGCGTCGGCGCGCCGTTGCCCGAGTTTCCGTCCAGCGATGCGACGCAGGACAGCGCGCGGGTCAATGCGCAGATCGAAGCGATGGTGCGTCAGGCGCCGACCCAGTACCTGTGGATTCATCGCCGTTTCAAGCGGCGGCCGGCGGGGATGGTGTCGCCGTATCAGAAACAGCCCTGA
- a CDS encoding TetR/AcrR family transcriptional regulator, whose product MPPSTAAQDPPKPTASATADKSAASAPPAASTKPAGPGRPKDLSKRNAILEAAKRLFLSDGYDGVSMDQIAAGAGVSKLTVYSHFGDKETLFSAAVQAYCEQHLPPPLFEPAPATALRERLIEIATAFYEMISTPEAIQIHRLLCSPQLAESPLSKMFWDAGPQRLHDEFAALLQRRVEAGELEINDPARAATQFFALIKGEPHAMLMFGCGVTAPTELTVHIEASVAMFLRAYARREP is encoded by the coding sequence GTGCCCCCATCCACAGCAGCCCAGGACCCGCCCAAGCCCACCGCGAGCGCCACCGCGGACAAATCGGCTGCGTCCGCACCGCCGGCCGCTTCGACCAAGCCCGCCGGCCCCGGCCGCCCGAAAGACCTCAGCAAGCGCAACGCGATCCTGGAAGCCGCCAAGCGTCTGTTCCTGAGCGACGGCTACGACGGCGTGAGCATGGACCAGATCGCGGCCGGCGCCGGGGTCTCCAAACTCACCGTCTACAGCCATTTCGGCGACAAGGAGACCTTGTTCAGCGCGGCCGTGCAGGCCTATTGCGAGCAGCATCTGCCGCCGCCGCTGTTCGAGCCGGCCCCGGCCACCGCGCTGCGCGAGCGCCTGATCGAGATCGCCACCGCCTTCTACGAGATGATCAGCACGCCCGAGGCGATCCAGATCCACCGCCTGCTGTGCTCGCCGCAACTGGCCGAATCGCCGCTGTCGAAGATGTTCTGGGACGCCGGTCCGCAACGCCTGCACGACGAATTCGCCGCGCTGCTGCAGCGGCGGGTCGAGGCCGGCGAACTGGAGATTAACGACCCGGCCCGCGCCGCGACCCAGTTCTTCGCCCTGATCAAGGGCGAGCCGCACGCCATGCTGATGTTCGGCTGCGGCGTCACCGCGCCAACCGAGCTGACCGTCCACATCGAGGCCTCGGTGGCGATGTTCCTGCGCGCCTATGCCCGGCGCGAGCCATGA
- a CDS encoding efflux RND transporter periplasmic adaptor subunit, with product MRSRIFSASTPVPALLAAGLALSLAACGDGKPVVEAPRPVLVAQPSGAINAVSAYAGEVRAREESPLSFRVAGKLIERKVDVGAHVAAGQVLAVLDPGDLDAQARAAQAQYAAAEAEYARARADQLRFAQLAKDQLVSRSAQDAQDAAAKAAQGQLNSARANLEVAKNQSAYTQLRAPSAGVIASRNAEAGQVVAAGQQVFALAADGAREIAFAVPEGAIATFKPGQEVLIELWSQAGKRWPGRVREVSPAADPASRTYAARVTVDAPDGTLELGQSARIYQADAAASGLSVPLAAVQRTGNGTAVFVADIGRGVVKLKPIVVGPYGQERVPVIKGLGSNDWVVTAGGHLLRDGQKVVAVDRENHPVGK from the coding sequence ATGCGTAGCCGGATTTTTTCCGCCTCCACCCCGGTACCGGCGCTGCTGGCCGCGGGCCTGGCCCTGAGCCTGGCCGCCTGCGGCGACGGCAAGCCGGTGGTCGAGGCGCCGCGACCGGTGCTGGTCGCCCAGCCCAGCGGCGCGATCAATGCGGTCTCGGCGTACGCCGGCGAGGTGCGGGCGCGCGAAGAGAGCCCGCTGTCGTTCCGGGTCGCCGGCAAGCTGATCGAGCGCAAGGTCGATGTCGGCGCGCACGTCGCCGCCGGGCAGGTGCTGGCGGTGCTCGATCCGGGCGATCTCGACGCCCAGGCGCGCGCGGCCCAGGCCCAGTACGCGGCCGCCGAGGCCGAATACGCGCGGGCCCGCGCCGATCAGCTGCGTTTCGCTCAGCTGGCCAAGGACCAATTGGTCAGCCGCTCGGCCCAGGACGCGCAGGACGCCGCGGCCAAGGCCGCGCAGGGCCAGCTCAATTCGGCCCGGGCCAATCTCGAAGTGGCCAAGAATCAGTCGGCCTACACCCAGTTGCGCGCGCCCAGCGCCGGCGTGATCGCCTCGCGCAACGCCGAAGCCGGGCAGGTCGTCGCCGCCGGCCAGCAGGTGTTCGCGCTGGCCGCGGACGGCGCGCGCGAAATCGCCTTCGCCGTGCCCGAAGGCGCGATCGCGACCTTCAAGCCCGGCCAGGAGGTGTTGATCGAACTGTGGTCGCAGGCCGGCAAGCGCTGGCCCGGCCGGGTCCGCGAGGTGTCGCCCGCGGCCGATCCGGCCTCGCGCACCTACGCGGCGCGGGTCACCGTCGACGCGCCGGACGGGACCCTCGAACTCGGCCAGAGCGCGCGCATCTACCAGGCCGACGCCGCCGCCTCCGGGCTCAGCGTGCCGCTCGCGGCGGTGCAGCGCACCGGCAACGGCACGGCGGTGTTCGTGGCCGATATCGGCCGTGGTGTGGTGAAGCTCAAACCCATTGTCGTCGGACCTTACGGCCAGGAGCGCGTACCGGTCATCAAGGGACTGGGAAGCAACGACTGGGTCGTCACCGCCGGCGGCCATCTGCTGCGCGACGGACAGAAGGTGGTCGCGGTCGATCGCGAAAACCATCCGGTCGGGAAGTGA
- a CDS encoding protein-L-isoaspartate O-methyltransferase family protein, whose product MTIDYAKARETMVEQQVRPWDVLDPRVLDVLATVPREAFVADAHRNLAYTDISLPLAHGQFMMKPVLEGRTLQSLAVDPTDDVLEIGAGSGYLTACLGRLAREVVSLEIHADLAATARARLAAQNVLNAQVIQADALNYSTDRRFNAICVTGAVYQIPQQWLQWLQPGGRLFVMRGRSPAMEGIVVTASAERNEVNASRIQSLFETDLPYLEGAAPAPAFEF is encoded by the coding sequence ATTACGATCGATTACGCCAAGGCACGCGAAACGATGGTCGAACAACAGGTTCGGCCGTGGGATGTGCTCGACCCTCGCGTGCTCGATGTGCTGGCGACCGTGCCGCGCGAGGCCTTCGTCGCCGACGCGCATCGCAACCTCGCCTACACCGACATCTCGCTGCCGCTGGCGCATGGTCAGTTCATGATGAAGCCGGTGCTGGAAGGCCGCACCCTGCAGTCGCTGGCGGTGGACCCGACCGACGACGTGCTCGAGATCGGCGCCGGCAGCGGTTATCTCACCGCCTGCCTGGGTCGCCTGGCGCGCGAAGTGGTCAGCCTGGAAATCCATGCCGACCTGGCCGCGACCGCGCGCGCGCGCCTGGCCGCGCAGAACGTGCTCAACGCCCAGGTGATTCAGGCCGACGCGCTGAACTACAGCACCGACCGCCGCTTCAACGCGATCTGCGTGACCGGCGCGGTCTACCAGATTCCGCAGCAGTGGCTGCAGTGGCTGCAGCCGGGCGGACGCCTGTTCGTGATGCGCGGCCGCTCGCCGGCGATGGAAGGCATCGTGGTCACCGCGTCGGCCGAGCGCAACGAAGTCAACGCTTCGCGCATCCAATCGTTGTTCGAAACCGATCTGCCTTACCTCGAAGGCGCGGCGCCCGCGCCGGCCTTCGAGTTCTGA
- the waaA gene encoding lipid IV(A) 3-deoxy-D-manno-octulosonic acid transferase: protein MRKDLIERLLRGLYSVALYLLAPVTVYHLIWRGFRQPAYFQRWLERYAIYRGPAQTRTLWLHAVSVGEVNAAIPLVNALRRGRPDLRLLVSTITPTGSDRARAAWGDSVEHVYLPYDLPGAVGRFLRHHKPCAALIMETELWPNLLFGCRDRGIPAYILNARLSERSLRGYRALAPLVSRALRTVRTVAAQSRADGERFIQLGARPEQVIETGNLKFDVNVPDALEEFALECHRHTGERPVWIAASTHEDEEAATVGMHRRLRERFPGLLLLWAPRHPERFRVVAETARSAGWQVSTRSRARWPQPGDDVFVIDTLGELMSFYACADVAFVGGSLQAIGGHNLLEPAATGTPIVTGPHLHNFVEIAQRLEDAGALRIGLDADAVEAAVERLLDDPIERAQMIDAGRALVELGRGALARTMALLQPALPPLGP from the coding sequence ATGCGGAAGGATTTGATCGAGCGCCTGTTGCGCGGCCTGTATTCGGTCGCGCTGTACCTGTTGGCCCCGGTCACGGTGTATCACCTGATCTGGCGCGGTTTCCGCCAGCCGGCGTATTTCCAGCGCTGGCTGGAGCGTTACGCGATCTACCGCGGCCCGGCGCAGACCCGCACCTTGTGGCTGCACGCGGTCTCGGTCGGCGAGGTCAACGCGGCGATTCCGCTGGTGAACGCCTTGCGCCGCGGCCGTCCGGACCTGCGCCTGCTGGTCAGCACGATCACCCCGACCGGTTCGGACCGCGCGCGCGCGGCCTGGGGCGATTCGGTCGAACACGTGTATCTGCCCTACGACCTGCCCGGCGCGGTCGGGCGTTTCCTGCGCCATCACAAGCCATGCGCGGCGCTGATCATGGAAACCGAGTTGTGGCCGAACCTGTTGTTCGGCTGCCGCGATCGCGGCATCCCGGCCTACATCCTCAATGCGCGGCTGTCGGAGCGTTCGCTGCGCGGCTATCGCGCGCTGGCGCCGCTGGTGAGCCGCGCGCTGCGCACGGTGCGCACGGTCGCGGCGCAGTCGCGCGCCGACGGCGAGCGTTTCATCCAGCTGGGCGCGCGGCCCGAGCAGGTCATCGAGACCGGCAACTTGAAGTTCGACGTCAACGTGCCCGATGCGCTGGAGGAGTTCGCGCTGGAATGCCATCGCCACACCGGCGAGCGGCCGGTGTGGATCGCGGCGAGCACCCACGAGGACGAGGAAGCCGCCACGGTCGGCATGCACCGGCGTCTGCGCGAGCGTTTTCCGGGTTTGTTGCTGCTGTGGGCGCCGCGTCATCCCGAACGCTTCCGGGTGGTCGCCGAGACCGCGCGCAGCGCCGGCTGGCAAGTGTCGACGCGTTCGCGCGCGCGCTGGCCGCAACCGGGCGACGACGTGTTCGTGATCGACACGCTCGGCGAATTGATGAGTTTCTACGCCTGCGCCGACGTGGCCTTCGTCGGCGGCAGCCTGCAGGCGATCGGCGGGCACAACCTGCTCGAACCGGCCGCGACCGGCACGCCGATCGTCACCGGCCCGCATCTGCACAACTTCGTCGAGATCGCGCAGCGGCTGGAAGATGCCGGCGCCTTGCGTATCGGCCTGGATGCGGACGCGGTCGAGGCGGCGGTCGAGCGCTTGCTCGACGATCCGATCGAACGCGCGCAGATGATCGACGCCGGTCGCGCGCTGGTCGAACTGGGACGTGGCGCGCTGGCGAGGACGATGGCGTTGTTGCAGCCGGCGTTGCCGCCGTTGGGGCCGTAG